In a single window of the Methylophaga frappieri genome:
- the tatB gene encoding Sec-independent protein translocase protein TatB: MFDIGFWELILIAVVALLVVGPERLPKLARVTGLWLGRASAQFHAIKAEIAAELRAEELSQTMKKDADTTAKPAPSSYDTRATTKTDQTSEPPHG, from the coding sequence ATGTTTGATATCGGTTTTTGGGAGCTAATTCTAATCGCCGTCGTCGCTTTGCTTGTTGTTGGTCCGGAACGACTGCCTAAACTGGCACGCGTAACCGGACTTTGGCTGGGACGAGCCAGCGCCCAGTTTCACGCTATCAAAGCTGAAATTGCTGCTGAACTGCGCGCCGAAGAGTTAAGTCAGACCATGAAAAAGGATGCCGACACCACTGCCAAGCCAGCTCCATCCTCCTATGACACGCGTGCAACCACTAAAACAGACCAAACTAGTGAGCCGCCGCATGGATAA
- the fnr gene encoding fumarate/nitrate reduction transcriptional regulator Fnr, whose product MGQADSLLPLIKDVAKAEQAQTLACQSCALYRLCLPLGLHREDLVALDQIIRRRDSFRRGQRLFESGCDLTSLYVVRSGAFKTTVSAKDGREQVTGFYFPGEFIGLDALHLNTYPSTARALELSSVCALPFDKLQMVSKSIPALQHQLLTRLSRALSDDKDLLLSLGQKSAEEKLVTFLIALSTRFSERGFSAYNFQLPMSRGDIANHLGLALETVSRIFTRLQQADLIAVQGKSLTLLQPEALQTKAG is encoded by the coding sequence ATGGGTCAAGCAGACAGTTTACTACCGCTGATAAAGGATGTTGCCAAGGCCGAACAGGCACAAACCTTGGCTTGTCAGTCTTGCGCGTTGTATCGGCTTTGCTTGCCATTGGGGCTGCATCGCGAGGATTTGGTTGCACTGGATCAAATCATTCGCCGGCGCGACAGTTTTCGCCGAGGACAACGCCTGTTTGAAAGTGGCTGTGATCTGACATCACTTTACGTAGTGCGCAGCGGCGCATTCAAAACAACGGTGTCAGCTAAAGATGGCAGAGAGCAAGTGACGGGGTTTTATTTCCCTGGAGAATTTATTGGGCTGGATGCACTCCATCTAAATACCTACCCTTCCACAGCTCGAGCTTTGGAACTGAGCAGTGTTTGCGCGTTACCTTTTGATAAGCTCCAAATGGTCAGCAAATCGATTCCCGCGTTACAACATCAATTACTGACGCGGTTGAGCAGAGCCTTATCTGACGACAAAGACTTGTTGTTGTCGCTAGGCCAAAAATCAGCTGAGGAAAAGTTGGTGACGTTTTTAATAGCGCTGTCAACGCGTTTCAGTGAGCGTGGTTTTTCTGCGTATAACTTTCAGTTGCCGATGTCGCGGGGTGACATTGCCAACCATTTAGGTCTGGCATTAGAAACGGTTAGCCGTATTTTTACCCGTTTACAACAAGCAGATCTGATCGCGGTGCAGGGAAAATCTTTGACTTTGTTACAACCAGAGGCGTTGCAAACTAAAGCAGGCTAA
- the tatC gene encoding twin-arginine translocase subunit TatC, with the protein MDNDLQQPLITHLTELRDRLLKAVLAILLLAVALFPFANDLYLLVSEPLLKHLPAASSMIATEVASPFLTPFKLTLTTAILLAMPVLLFQIWAFVAPGLYQHEKRLLFPLMFTSTALFFLGILFAYFAVFPLMFGFLTQAAPAGVAVMTDISHYLDFVLKLFFAFGLAFQVPVLTILLIKSGISSRQSLRQKRPYVIVGAFVIGMLLTPPDVISQTLLAVPVWLLFELGIMASRFLPQKPNQTPVSS; encoded by the coding sequence ATGGATAATGATCTACAGCAGCCGCTTATCACCCACTTGACTGAATTGCGGGATAGATTATTAAAAGCCGTACTGGCCATTTTGCTACTGGCGGTGGCTTTATTTCCCTTTGCAAACGACTTATACCTGCTGGTATCGGAACCCTTATTGAAGCACCTGCCGGCAGCCAGCAGTATGATCGCAACCGAAGTTGCCTCTCCTTTTTTGACTCCGTTTAAGTTGACCTTGACCACCGCTATTTTATTGGCCATGCCGGTTTTGCTTTTTCAGATTTGGGCTTTTGTCGCACCAGGCTTGTACCAACACGAAAAACGGCTGCTTTTTCCATTAATGTTTACCAGTACCGCCTTGTTTTTTCTTGGTATTTTATTCGCCTACTTTGCTGTTTTTCCCTTGATGTTTGGCTTTTTAACTCAGGCAGCGCCGGCGGGTGTCGCTGTGATGACAGACATTAGCCACTATCTGGATTTTGTTTTAAAACTGTTTTTTGCTTTTGGTCTGGCTTTTCAGGTGCCCGTATTAACGATTTTGCTGATCAAGTCCGGCATTAGCAGCCGACAAAGTCTCAGACAAAAGCGTCCTTACGTCATTGTCGGTGCCTTTGTGATTGGTATGCTACTGACACCGCCTGATGTCATTTCCCAAACATTACTGGCCGTGCCGGTCTGGCTTTTATTTGAACTGGGCATCATGGCAAGCCGGTTTCTGCCGCAAAAGCCGAATCAGACACCAGTTTCGTCGTAA
- the hisB gene encoding imidazoleglycerol-phosphate dehydratase HisB: MTARSAIIARNTLETQIEVSLNLDGSGQFKAVTGVPFLEHMMEQIARHGLFDLDIKANGDLHIDAHHTVEDTGITIGQALKKALGDKKGIIRYGHAYVPLDEALSRVVLDLSGRPGLEFDVTFTRDKIGEFDVELFYEFFQGLVNHAGITLHIDNLKGRNAHHIAETIFKAFGRALRMAVSIDERAAGQLPSTKGAL, encoded by the coding sequence ATGACCGCTCGCAGCGCAATAATTGCGCGTAACACGCTCGAAACCCAAATTGAGGTTTCTCTCAACTTGGATGGGTCAGGCCAATTCAAAGCCGTGACCGGTGTCCCCTTCCTAGAACACATGATGGAGCAAATTGCTCGACATGGGCTGTTTGATTTGGATATCAAAGCTAATGGTGACCTGCATATTGATGCGCACCATACGGTTGAAGATACGGGCATTACTATCGGGCAGGCCCTTAAAAAAGCATTAGGCGATAAAAAAGGCATTATTCGCTACGGTCATGCCTATGTGCCGCTTGATGAAGCCTTATCCCGCGTTGTGCTTGATTTATCAGGACGACCAGGACTGGAATTTGATGTCACTTTTACCCGTGACAAAATTGGCGAATTCGATGTCGAATTGTTCTACGAGTTCTTTCAGGGGCTCGTCAACCATGCGGGCATTACGCTGCACATTGATAATCTGAAAGGACGCAATGCCCACCACATTGCTGAGACCATTTTCAAAGCATTTGGTCGTGCTTTAAGGATGGCTGTTAGCATTGATGAGCGTGCTGCCGGTCAGTTACCTTCAACCAAAGGCGCATTGTAA
- the murJ gene encoding murein biosynthesis integral membrane protein MurJ — protein sequence MKEKLFQSTLIVSAMTFLSRILGFVRDIVIARFFGAGVGADVFFVAFKIPNFLRRLFAEGAFSQAFIPVMAEFKERGEQDLRSLIAATSGTLFGILFFITLIGVFAAPVIITIFAPGFVDEPDKMALAAKLLAITFPYLLFVSLTALCGAILNSFGKFAVPAFTPVFLNLSLIGAAIWLAPLMETPVTALAWGVFIGGIVQLLFQLPFLQRIGSLPKPRWGWRDEGVQKILKLMLPAMFGVSVAQINLLLDTLLASFLVTGSISWLYYSDRLVEFPLGVFGIALATVILPNLSKKHASASGIAFSNTLDWGLRWVFLIGTPAMLGLFLLAEPLLLALFQYGAFSTEDAHQAARSLMAYSIGLLPFIFIKVLAPGYFARQDTKTPVRIGIIAMVANMGLNIVLMLYLAHVGLALATALSAMLNAFLLYHGLRKAAIYQPNPGWLGFYLRLIAANGLLVLFLITLNPDISSWQQATAWQRSQWLAMLIGGGAFSYFLILFALGIRLSSLLKPKT from the coding sequence ATGAAAGAAAAATTGTTTCAGTCAACGCTCATCGTTAGCGCCATGACTTTTTTATCACGAATTCTGGGCTTTGTCCGTGACATTGTTATCGCCCGATTTTTTGGTGCCGGTGTCGGTGCGGATGTATTTTTTGTCGCCTTCAAGATCCCCAATTTCCTGAGACGCTTGTTTGCTGAAGGTGCGTTTTCTCAGGCGTTTATCCCGGTGATGGCCGAATTCAAAGAACGGGGAGAACAAGACCTGCGCAGTTTGATAGCAGCAACCAGCGGCACCTTGTTTGGTATTTTATTTTTTATCACATTGATTGGCGTTTTCGCTGCGCCCGTCATCATCACTATTTTTGCGCCTGGCTTTGTTGATGAACCAGATAAAATGGCGCTGGCAGCAAAGCTTTTGGCAATTACCTTTCCTTATTTGCTATTTGTCTCACTCACTGCGTTATGCGGTGCCATTTTAAACAGTTTCGGCAAATTTGCGGTGCCTGCGTTTACGCCTGTATTTCTGAACCTATCATTGATAGGTGCGGCGATTTGGCTGGCGCCACTGATGGAAACTCCGGTCACAGCACTTGCCTGGGGCGTCTTTATTGGTGGGATCGTGCAGCTCTTGTTTCAGCTGCCATTTCTGCAACGCATTGGCAGTTTACCCAAGCCGCGTTGGGGTTGGCGAGATGAGGGCGTACAAAAAATTCTGAAACTGATGCTGCCGGCAATGTTTGGTGTCTCCGTCGCGCAAATCAATTTATTACTGGACACATTACTGGCCTCGTTTTTAGTCACTGGCAGTATTTCCTGGCTCTATTATTCGGACCGGTTGGTTGAATTTCCGTTGGGCGTGTTTGGTATTGCACTGGCAACGGTGATATTGCCAAATTTATCGAAAAAACATGCCAGCGCCTCTGGTATCGCTTTTTCAAATACTCTGGATTGGGGCTTACGCTGGGTTTTTTTAATCGGCACACCTGCTATGCTTGGGCTGTTCCTACTCGCTGAACCGTTGCTGCTGGCCTTATTTCAATATGGTGCTTTTAGTACCGAAGATGCCCATCAGGCAGCCCGCAGCCTGATGGCATACAGCATTGGCTTACTGCCTTTTATTTTTATTAAAGTCTTAGCGCCTGGCTACTTCGCCAGACAAGACACCAAAACCCCAGTTCGTATTGGCATTATCGCCATGGTGGCGAACATGGGGCTAAATATCGTGTTGATGCTCTATCTCGCTCATGTCGGACTGGCTTTAGCGACTGCACTGTCCGCGATGTTGAATGCATTTCTGCTCTATCACGGCCTGAGAAAAGCCGCGATTTATCAACCCAACCCAGGCTGGCTGGGTTTTTACCTACGCCTGATTGCCGCAAACGGGCTATTGGTGCTGTTTTTAATCACACTGAATCCCGACATCAGTAGCTGGCAACAAGCCACTGCCTGGCAACGAAGTCAGTGGCTTGCGATGCTCATTGGCGGTGGGGCATTCAGTTATTTTCTGATCCTGTTTGCACTGGGAATTCGTCTTTCCAGCCTGCTAAAACCCAAGACCTGA
- the tatA gene encoding Sec-independent protein translocase subunit TatA produces MGLGGISIWQLLIVLVIVILLFGTKKLRSMGGDLGSAIRSFKNAVKDGEHDENDSKSQLSQTTDPSAENASSEKSKQHDKS; encoded by the coding sequence ATGGGTTTGGGTGGCATTAGTATCTGGCAATTATTGATCGTTTTGGTGATCGTGATTCTGTTATTCGGTACCAAGAAGCTGCGATCGATGGGCGGTGATTTGGGCAGCGCTATCCGCAGCTTTAAGAATGCGGTTAAAGACGGCGAACATGACGAAAATGATTCGAAAAGCCAGCTCTCTCAAACCACTGATCCCAGCGCTGAAAACGCCTCATCAGAAAAATCAAAACAACACGACAAAAGTTAA
- a CDS encoding histidine triad nucleotide-binding protein — MTDCLFCKIIAGEIPSSKVYEDDLIFVFKDINPKAEIHLLIIPKEHIDRLDNVSESQAPVLTAMLQKLPELAESQGLTDGFRTIINTGPAGGQEVYHLHMHLLGGKQLPGFH; from the coding sequence ATGACTGATTGCCTTTTTTGTAAAATTATTGCCGGCGAGATCCCGTCAAGTAAAGTCTATGAAGATGATCTGATTTTCGTATTCAAGGATATTAATCCCAAAGCAGAGATTCATTTGCTGATCATCCCTAAAGAACACATTGATCGTCTGGATAATGTCAGTGAATCACAGGCACCTGTTTTGACAGCGATGCTGCAAAAATTGCCTGAACTAGCTGAATCTCAAGGTTTAACGGATGGCTTTCGGACCATCATCAATACCGGACCTGCCGGCGGCCAGGAAGTCTACCATCTGCACATGCATCTGCTTGGCGGAAAACAACTGCCCGGCTTTCATTAG
- the hisF gene encoding imidazole glycerol phosphate synthase subunit HisF, whose protein sequence is MALAKRIIPCLDVDAGRVVKGVQFVDIRDAGDPVEVAKRYDQQGADELTFLDITATHDNRDTMHHVVEAVASQVFIPLTVGGGIRTVADIRKMLNAGADKVGINSAAVKRPEFVREAAEKFGSQCIVVAIDAKRVSAENEPPRWEIFTHGGRQATGLDAVEWAKKMVAFGAGEILLTSMDKDGTRSGFDLELTRAVSEAVIVPVIASGGVGGLQDLADGILEGHADAVLAASIFHFGQHTVGEAKKKMAEQGIEVRL, encoded by the coding sequence ATGGCGCTAGCAAAACGCATTATTCCTTGTTTAGATGTCGACGCTGGCCGGGTTGTTAAAGGGGTACAGTTTGTTGATATTCGTGATGCGGGCGACCCAGTTGAGGTTGCCAAACGCTATGATCAACAAGGTGCTGACGAACTCACTTTTCTGGATATAACGGCTACTCACGATAATCGCGACACAATGCATCATGTTGTCGAAGCTGTCGCCAGCCAGGTGTTTATTCCGCTCACCGTCGGTGGCGGCATCCGGACGGTTGCCGATATCCGAAAAATGCTCAATGCCGGCGCTGACAAAGTCGGCATCAATTCCGCGGCAGTAAAACGGCCAGAATTTGTGCGCGAAGCCGCCGAAAAATTTGGTTCACAATGTATTGTGGTCGCCATTGATGCAAAACGCGTGTCTGCCGAAAACGAACCGCCTCGCTGGGAAATCTTTACTCACGGCGGGCGTCAAGCCACTGGTCTGGATGCGGTTGAATGGGCGAAAAAAATGGTTGCATTCGGTGCCGGAGAAATTCTACTGACCAGCATGGACAAAGATGGCACTCGCTCTGGCTTTGATCTTGAATTGACCCGTGCGGTCAGTGAAGCCGTTATTGTGCCAGTGATCGCTTCTGGTGGCGTTGGCGGTCTTCAGGATCTGGCTGATGGTATTCTCGAAGGCCATGCCGATGCCGTCTTAGCCGCCAGTATTTTTCATTTTGGCCAGCATACTGTTGGCGAAGCGAAAAAGAAAATGGCTGAGCAGGGGATTGAGGTACGCTTATGA
- a CDS encoding phosphoribosyl-ATP diphosphatase: MSAILDELYHVLQQRKQADASQSYVASLYKDGTDKILKKLGEEATETVIAGKGGDRQQIIYETADLWFHSMVLLAHNDIELDCVLDELARRFGLSGLEEKANRDPS; encoded by the coding sequence ATGAGTGCTATTTTGGACGAGCTTTATCACGTTTTGCAGCAGCGCAAACAGGCCGATGCAAGCCAGTCGTACGTTGCCAGCCTTTATAAAGATGGTACCGATAAAATTCTCAAAAAACTGGGCGAAGAAGCGACGGAAACCGTGATTGCCGGTAAAGGCGGCGATCGACAGCAAATTATCTACGAAACCGCCGATCTCTGGTTTCATTCCATGGTTTTACTGGCGCATAATGATATTGAACTGGACTGCGTGCTGGACGAACTTGCAAGACGATTTGGTTTGTCTGGTCTGGAAGAAAAAGCGAACCGGGATCCATCATGA
- the hisI gene encoding phosphoribosyl-AMP cyclohydrolase — MSDWIDQVKWNSDGLVPVVTQEFESKQVLTLAWMNRQALKLTAETGHAVYWSRSRQQIWHKGEQSGHQQRIKSIRIDCDHDAVLLEVEQLGGIACHTGREHCFFLRLEDEQWQPTEPVLKDPGEIYA, encoded by the coding sequence ATGAGTGACTGGATAGACCAAGTAAAATGGAACAGCGATGGGCTGGTTCCTGTGGTTACGCAAGAGTTTGAAAGTAAGCAAGTGCTCACTCTCGCCTGGATGAACCGTCAGGCATTGAAGCTGACCGCCGAGACCGGTCATGCCGTCTACTGGTCCCGCTCCAGACAACAAATTTGGCACAAAGGCGAGCAGTCGGGACATCAACAGCGGATTAAATCGATTCGGATCGACTGTGATCATGACGCGGTATTACTGGAAGTTGAACAACTTGGCGGTATCGCTTGTCATACCGGTCGAGAACATTGTTTCTTTCTGCGTCTTGAAGATGAGCAATGGCAGCCCACCGAACCGGTGCTTAAAGATCCCGGGGAGATTTACGCATGA
- the hisA gene encoding 1-(5-phosphoribosyl)-5-[(5-phosphoribosylamino)methylideneamino]imidazole-4-carboxamide isomerase, which yields MLLIPAIDLKEGHCVRLRQGRMEDNTVFSDDPLAVARQWVEAGAKRLHIVDLDGAFAGKPVNAEVIHKICQSFPDLDVQVGGGIRDEETIETYLHAGVRFVIVGTKAINAPHFVGDICAEFPGHIIVGLDAKDGKVAIDGWSKLSNHDVIDIAQQFEQDGVEAIVYTDISRDGMMQGFNLESTRQLASAISIPVIASGGVSSYDDIRSLCQCEADGVMGAIVGRAIYEGSIDLAKGQQLADELNPPLQF from the coding sequence ATGTTGTTAATCCCTGCCATTGATCTGAAAGAAGGTCACTGCGTTCGTTTGCGTCAGGGACGCATGGAAGATAACACGGTATTTTCTGATGACCCGTTAGCCGTTGCTCGACAGTGGGTCGAGGCCGGTGCTAAACGATTGCATATTGTCGATTTAGATGGGGCATTTGCAGGAAAACCGGTTAACGCTGAAGTCATTCATAAAATTTGCCAGTCGTTTCCGGATTTGGATGTGCAGGTTGGTGGCGGCATCCGTGATGAGGAAACCATTGAAACCTATCTGCATGCCGGCGTTCGGTTTGTCATTGTTGGCACAAAAGCAATCAATGCGCCGCATTTTGTTGGTGATATCTGTGCTGAGTTTCCCGGCCACATCATTGTCGGTCTCGATGCTAAAGACGGAAAGGTTGCCATCGATGGCTGGTCGAAATTATCAAACCATGACGTGATTGATATTGCTCAACAGTTTGAACAAGATGGTGTTGAAGCCATCGTTTATACCGATATTAGCCGCGATGGCATGATGCAAGGCTTTAATCTGGAGTCAACGCGGCAATTGGCCAGCGCAATCAGTATTCCGGTAATTGCTTCAGGTGGCGTCAGCAGTTATGACGACATTCGATCGCTCTGTCAGTGTGAAGCGGATGGCGTAATGGGGGCAATTGTTGGTCGGGCTATTTACGAAGGCAGTATTGATTTGGCTAAAGGTCAACAGTTGGCTGATGAACTGAATCCACCGCTGCAATTCTGA
- the hisH gene encoding imidazole glycerol phosphate synthase subunit HisH yields MSRIAVIDYGMGNLRSVSKALENVAPDAQVVVSAEAAEIQAASHIVFPGVGAIRDCMSELQSRDLLGLLKQAASEKPFLGICLGMQAMLSFSEENNGVTGLGLFSGQVRYFKQAAAAGLKVPHMGWNQVYQRQAHPLWQGIADTSRFYFVHSYYADPDKTVEIAGESSYAHSFTAALARDNIFAVQFHPEKSQHAGLQLLKNFVQWDGQV; encoded by the coding sequence ATGTCCCGGATTGCAGTTATTGATTATGGCATGGGCAATCTCCGCTCTGTCTCTAAAGCACTGGAAAACGTGGCCCCTGACGCACAGGTTGTGGTGTCAGCAGAAGCAGCGGAAATTCAAGCTGCCAGCCATATTGTGTTTCCTGGTGTTGGTGCCATTCGTGATTGCATGAGTGAATTGCAGTCTCGTGATTTATTGGGCCTGCTTAAACAAGCTGCCAGCGAAAAACCGTTTTTAGGGATTTGCCTCGGTATGCAAGCCATGCTCAGTTTTAGTGAGGAAAATAATGGCGTGACCGGGCTGGGGTTATTTTCTGGTCAGGTTCGCTATTTTAAGCAGGCCGCCGCCGCGGGCTTGAAAGTGCCACATATGGGCTGGAATCAGGTTTATCAGCGACAAGCGCATCCACTCTGGCAAGGTATTGCCGACACCAGTCGTTTCTATTTTGTCCACAGCTACTATGCCGATCCCGACAAAACCGTCGAAATTGCCGGTGAAAGTAGCTATGCGCATTCTTTTACCGCCGCCCTAGCTCGAGATAATATTTTTGCCGTACAGTTTCACCCGGAAAAGAGTCAACATGCTGGTTTACAGCTATTGAAAAATTTTGTGCAATGGGACGGTCAAGTTTAA
- a CDS encoding OmpW/AlkL family protein: protein MFFRHFSSLLIGLSFASASLPAFAYEAGDWLIRGRVITVQPQDHSGTLHINDADTHLAGVKVDNDTVPELDITYMLTRHWGLELILGFSEHTVTGEKNWQALGDVIDSKVLPPTLTFQYHFRPDAAIRPYVGAGINYTYFFDSKVPNASPLAQSGDEVSLDSSWGLAVQAGMDVALGADWFVNLDVKYLDIDTTAYFKNTSVGRAKINAEIDPLVWGVGIGRRF from the coding sequence ATGTTTTTTCGTCATTTTTCGTCATTGTTAATAGGATTATCCTTCGCCTCAGCTAGTTTGCCTGCATTTGCCTATGAGGCCGGTGATTGGCTGATTCGCGGGCGTGTAATAACGGTTCAACCCCAAGATCACAGCGGTACCCTGCACATTAATGATGCGGATACGCATCTCGCTGGGGTCAAAGTGGATAACGATACGGTACCCGAACTCGATATTACCTATATGTTGACTCGGCATTGGGGGCTAGAGTTAATCCTGGGCTTTTCAGAGCATACGGTTACCGGTGAAAAAAACTGGCAGGCGCTTGGAGACGTTATTGACAGCAAAGTGTTACCACCCACATTGACGTTTCAATATCACTTTCGACCTGACGCTGCCATACGCCCTTATGTCGGTGCTGGAATTAACTACACTTACTTTTTTGATAGTAAAGTGCCGAATGCCTCACCACTGGCGCAGTCTGGTGATGAGGTATCGCTCGATAGCTCATGGGGTTTAGCCGTTCAGGCCGGTATGGATGTGGCGTTAGGAGCGGATTGGTTTGTGAATCTGGATGTGAAATATCTGGATATTGATACCACCGCGTACTTTAAAAACACCAGCGTTGGTCGCGCTAAAATTAATGCGGAAATTGATCCCCTGGTTTGGGGGGTGGGCATTGGTCGGCGTTTTTAA
- a CDS encoding hydrogen peroxide-inducible genes activator, whose translation MRLPTLRQLQYLSAVVEEKHFGKAAEKCFVTQSTLSAGIQDLEDLLETALLERTNRKVLTTPMGEEIARRARQILSQTDDLVDLAHSANNPLAGRIRIGVIPTISPFLLPRVLPTVRKQLPQLEVLLVEDQSERLLEQIEAGTIDVAVLAFPFNTRNLSTQIFTAERFWVALPKNHALSQQKQIAPDMLPVGELLLLADGHCMREHALSACQLPVTSQRKSFQATSLYTLIEMVASGLGITLIPEMAVHSDMVKHADIDLRPLSGDDMAKRDIGLVWRPSFRRTLALTQLAQSFVSALNDSVK comes from the coding sequence ATGCGTTTACCAACTTTACGCCAATTGCAATATCTCTCTGCTGTTGTCGAAGAAAAACATTTTGGTAAGGCCGCGGAAAAATGCTTTGTCACACAATCGACGCTCAGCGCCGGCATTCAGGATCTGGAAGATCTTCTGGAAACAGCCCTCTTAGAGCGAACTAATCGAAAAGTATTAACCACTCCCATGGGGGAGGAGATTGCCCGACGAGCCAGACAAATTTTATCGCAGACTGATGATTTGGTTGATCTGGCCCATTCTGCGAATAATCCGTTGGCAGGCCGCATTCGCATTGGTGTGATCCCCACCATTAGCCCGTTTTTATTGCCCAGAGTATTACCTACCGTACGCAAACAACTCCCGCAACTTGAGGTATTGCTGGTTGAAGATCAATCTGAACGATTACTGGAGCAAATCGAGGCCGGCACGATTGATGTCGCCGTATTGGCATTTCCCTTCAACACCCGCAATCTCAGCACCCAAATCTTCACGGCGGAACGTTTCTGGGTTGCGCTGCCTAAAAATCATGCCTTGAGCCAGCAGAAGCAAATCGCGCCCGATATGCTACCCGTCGGGGAATTACTACTGCTCGCCGATGGCCATTGTATGCGTGAGCATGCGTTAAGTGCCTGTCAGCTTCCCGTGACCAGTCAACGAAAAAGCTTTCAGGCGACCAGCCTGTATACATTGATAGAAATGGTCGCCAGTGGCTTAGGTATTACGCTAATTCCAGAAATGGCGGTGCACTCAGATATGGTCAAACACGCCGACATTGATTTGCGTCCGCTATCAGGTGATGACATGGCCAAACGGGACATTGGGCTTGTTTGGCGACCAAGCTTTCGTCGTACCTTGGCACTGACACAATTGGCACAAAGTTTTGTGAGTGCCTTGAATGATTCAGTCAAGTGA
- a CDS encoding rubredoxin yields the protein MRQWQCIVCGFIYDEAEGLPEEGIAPGTAWEDIPDDWECPECGVGKEDFEMIEL from the coding sequence ATGCGACAGTGGCAATGTATCGTTTGTGGCTTTATCTATGATGAAGCTGAAGGCTTGCCTGAAGAAGGTATCGCGCCGGGGACTGCTTGGGAAGATATTCCAGATGACTGGGAATGTCCGGAATGCGGTGTGGGCAAAGAAGATTTTGAGATGATTGAGCTTTAA
- a CDS encoding conjugal transfer protein TraF gives MHSKRFLLIYLGLVAVLLLIFFDGQQRQQPTRLAESTDRSMKSFRLTPPLPLPQVLLRDQHQALFTNTRFLTRWTFIYLYDGSCQPNCQAIWQVLQNLADRHHGTQLQFAVIDRTTTQKPALPLPIGAGSNRYWLFDTTGESPLTSFFVERHQYLGTTSFFLIGPDGLWHAGFQAPFTSAALQQAYIALRDEFARHNSLD, from the coding sequence ATGCATTCTAAGCGTTTTTTGCTGATTTATCTTGGGCTTGTGGCGGTATTACTGCTAATTTTTTTTGATGGTCAGCAACGTCAGCAACCCACCCGACTTGCCGAATCAACTGATCGGTCAATGAAGTCATTTCGATTAACACCCCCACTTCCTTTACCGCAGGTTTTGCTGAGAGACCAACATCAGGCACTATTCACAAACACCCGGTTTTTAACGCGCTGGACCTTTATATATCTCTATGATGGGTCTTGCCAGCCCAATTGCCAGGCGATTTGGCAGGTATTACAAAATCTTGCAGATCGGCATCATGGTACCCAGTTGCAATTTGCTGTTATCGACAGAACGACTACCCAAAAACCAGCGTTACCTTTACCAATTGGTGCTGGAAGCAATCGATATTGGCTATTCGACACGACAGGAGAATCCCCACTAACCTCGTTTTTTGTAGAGCGTCATCAATACCTTGGTACAACCAGTTTCTTTCTCATAGGCCCTGATGGGCTATGGCATGCCGGTTTTCAAGCGCCATTTACCTCGGCGGCATTACAGCAAGCCTATATTGCGTTACGTGACGAATTTGCTCGTCACAACTCACTTGACTGA